In the genome of Actinomadura graeca, one region contains:
- a CDS encoding mechanosensitive ion channel family protein, which produces MGSVSALWAWITLAAVVATSVIVVEGGRRLLAGRRMSSRWPGAGRVARRCTAPAFAFAAVVSAGTAMPYRLLPDGADGPVRQALRIAAIGATTWLVLRITYALTDPPLARLMRIEGERNRRARRARTQMMLLRRIAAMAIVLLAVGAALFTFPGVRAVGAGVLASAGVAGLVVGIAARPTLGNLLAGLQLAFSDALRLDDVVVVQGQWGRVEELTLSYVVVCLWDERRLILPVSYFTEQPFENWTRHSSRVLGSVDLHVDWAVPIEELRTELYGMLRDHPLWDRREWVLQAVEVLPNGLVKVRAMMSAADSASAWDLRCDVREHLIAHIRSVYPGALPRFRTGPGGSPDDAPDDPPERGGDIGADGDGAAPRRGGPARATSLRRA; this is translated from the coding sequence GTGGGCAGCGTGTCCGCGTTGTGGGCATGGATCACCCTGGCGGCCGTCGTCGCCACGTCGGTGATCGTCGTGGAGGGAGGACGGCGGCTGCTGGCGGGCCGCCGCATGTCGTCGCGCTGGCCGGGGGCCGGCCGGGTGGCCCGGCGCTGCACCGCGCCGGCGTTCGCGTTCGCGGCGGTGGTCAGCGCCGGGACCGCGATGCCGTACCGGCTGCTGCCGGACGGCGCGGACGGCCCCGTCCGGCAGGCGCTGCGGATCGCCGCGATCGGCGCCACCACGTGGCTGGTGCTGCGGATCACCTACGCGCTCACCGACCCGCCGCTGGCGCGGCTCATGCGCATCGAGGGCGAGCGCAACCGGCGGGCCCGGCGCGCGCGCACGCAGATGATGCTGCTGCGCCGTATCGCCGCCATGGCGATCGTGTTGCTGGCCGTGGGCGCGGCGCTGTTCACCTTCCCCGGCGTGCGGGCGGTCGGCGCGGGGGTGCTGGCCTCCGCCGGCGTCGCGGGCCTGGTCGTCGGGATCGCGGCCCGCCCGACGCTGGGGAACCTGCTCGCCGGGCTGCAGCTGGCCTTCAGCGACGCCCTGCGGCTGGACGACGTCGTGGTCGTCCAGGGCCAGTGGGGGCGGGTCGAGGAGCTGACGCTGTCGTACGTGGTGGTGTGCCTGTGGGACGAGCGGCGGCTCATCCTCCCGGTGTCCTACTTCACCGAGCAGCCGTTCGAGAACTGGACCCGGCACAGCAGCCGCGTCCTCGGCTCGGTCGACCTGCACGTGGACTGGGCCGTCCCGATCGAGGAGCTGCGGACCGAGCTGTACGGGATGCTCCGAGACCATCCGCTGTGGGACCGCCGCGAATGGGTGCTGCAGGCCGTCGAGGTCCTGCCGAACGGGCTGGTGAAGGTGCGCGCCATGATGAGCGCCGCGGACTCGGCCAGCGCCTGGGACCTGCGCTGCGACGTGCGCGAGCATCTGATCGCCCATATCCGCTCCGTCTACCCGGGGGCCCTCCCCCGCTTCCGTACCGGCCCGGGCGGCTCCCCGGACGACGCCCCGGACGATCCGCCGGAGCGCGGCGGGGACATCGGGGCGGACGGCGACGGCGCCGCCCCGCGGCGGGGCGGCCCGGCGCGCGCGACGTCGCTCAGGCGAGCATGA
- the uvrA gene encoding excinuclease ABC subunit UvrA, which translates to MHDRLIVRGAREHNLKDVSLDLPRDSMIVFTGLSGSGKSSLAFDTIFAEGQRRYVESLSAYARQFLGQMDKPDVDFIEGLSPAVSIDQKSTSKNPRSTVGTITEVYDYLRLLYARIGHPHCPDCGRPISRQAPQQIVDRVLELEEGTRFQVLAPVIRGRKGEYLELFRELQSKGYSRALVDGRMVRLDEPPTLKKQEKHDISVVIDRLSVKDSARQRLADSVETALGLAGGTIVLDFVDLDEDDEHRTRMYSEHLYCPYDDLSFEEMEPRSFSFNSPYGACPDCTGLGTRMEVDSELVVPDGELTLGEGAIQPWSNGHVSDYFLRLLSALGDAMGFDLNTPWDRLPAKARKAVLNGHETQVHVRYKNRYGRTRSYYTAYEGVIPYIQRRHAESESDSSREKFEGYMREIPCPTCKGARLKPVVLAVTMGGMSIAEVAAMPIGEAAKFLLAMELNERETHIAERVLKEINARLGFLLDVGLDYLTLDRASATLAGGEAQRIRLATQIGSGLVGVLYVLDEPSIGLHQRDNHRLLETLLRLRDMGNTLIVVEHDEDTIAAADWVVDIGPRAGEHGGEIVVSGTVDDLLKSEDSLTGAYLSGRREIAVPRIRRPRAKGREVTVKGAQQNNLRNVDVSFPLGILTAVTGVSGSGKSTLVNDILYNSLAKQLNGARTVPGKHRRVNGVDQLDKVVHVDQSPIGRTPRSNPATYTGVFDHIRKLFAQTTEAKVRGYQPGRFSFNVKGGRCENCSGDGTIKIEMNFLPDVYVPCEVCHGARYNRETLEVHYKGKTISEVLDMPIEQATEFFEPIKAIHRHLKTLNDVGLGYVRLGQPAPTLSGGEAQRVKLASELQKRSTGRTIYVLDEPTTGLHFEDIRKLLGVLNGLVDKGNTVIVIEHNLDVIKTADWIIDMGPEGGSRGGTVVATGTPEDIAGVEASHTGQFLTKILG; encoded by the coding sequence GTGCATGACCGACTCATCGTGCGTGGAGCACGCGAGCACAACCTGAAGGACGTCTCGCTCGACCTCCCGCGGGACTCCATGATCGTGTTCACCGGTCTGTCGGGGTCCGGGAAGTCGAGCCTGGCGTTCGACACGATCTTCGCCGAGGGCCAGCGCCGGTACGTCGAGTCGCTGTCGGCCTACGCCCGGCAGTTCCTCGGCCAGATGGACAAGCCCGACGTCGACTTCATCGAGGGCCTGTCGCCCGCGGTGTCCATCGACCAGAAGTCGACCAGCAAGAACCCCCGGTCGACGGTCGGGACGATCACCGAGGTCTACGACTACCTGCGGCTGCTGTACGCCCGGATCGGGCATCCGCACTGCCCCGACTGCGGGCGGCCGATCAGCCGGCAGGCGCCGCAGCAGATCGTCGACCGGGTCCTGGAACTGGAGGAGGGCACGCGGTTCCAGGTGCTCGCGCCCGTCATCCGCGGCCGCAAGGGCGAATACCTGGAGCTGTTCCGCGAGCTGCAGTCCAAGGGGTACTCGCGGGCGCTGGTCGACGGCCGGATGGTCCGCCTGGACGAGCCGCCCACGCTGAAGAAGCAGGAGAAGCACGACATCTCCGTGGTCATCGACCGGCTCTCGGTGAAGGACTCCGCCCGGCAGCGCCTCGCGGACTCGGTGGAGACCGCCCTCGGCCTCGCGGGCGGCACGATCGTGCTCGACTTCGTGGACCTGGACGAGGACGACGAGCACCGCACGCGGATGTACTCCGAGCACCTGTACTGCCCCTACGACGACCTGTCGTTCGAGGAGATGGAGCCCCGGTCCTTCTCCTTCAACTCCCCGTACGGCGCCTGCCCCGACTGCACCGGGCTCGGGACGCGCATGGAGGTCGACTCCGAGCTCGTCGTCCCCGACGGGGAGCTGACGCTCGGCGAGGGCGCGATCCAGCCGTGGTCCAACGGCCACGTCAGCGACTACTTCCTGCGGCTGCTGTCGGCGCTGGGCGACGCCATGGGCTTCGATCTCAACACGCCGTGGGACCGCCTGCCCGCCAAGGCCCGCAAGGCGGTCCTCAACGGGCACGAGACCCAGGTCCACGTGCGCTACAAGAACCGGTACGGGCGCACGCGCTCGTACTACACCGCCTACGAGGGCGTGATCCCCTACATCCAGCGGCGGCACGCCGAGTCCGAGAGCGACTCCAGCCGGGAGAAGTTCGAGGGCTACATGCGGGAGATCCCGTGCCCGACCTGCAAGGGCGCCCGGCTCAAGCCGGTCGTGCTGGCGGTCACCATGGGCGGGATGTCCATCGCCGAGGTCGCCGCGATGCCGATCGGCGAGGCCGCCAAGTTCCTGCTGGCGATGGAGCTGAACGAGCGCGAGACCCACATCGCCGAGCGGGTGCTGAAGGAGATCAACGCCAGGCTCGGGTTCCTCCTGGACGTCGGGCTGGACTACCTCACCCTGGACCGGGCGTCGGCGACGCTCGCGGGCGGCGAGGCGCAGCGGATCCGGCTGGCCACCCAGATCGGGTCCGGGCTCGTGGGCGTGCTGTACGTCCTGGACGAGCCGTCCATCGGCCTGCACCAGCGCGACAACCACCGGCTGCTGGAGACGCTGCTCCGGCTGCGCGACATGGGCAACACCCTGATCGTCGTCGAGCACGACGAGGACACCATCGCCGCCGCCGACTGGGTCGTGGACATCGGCCCCCGCGCCGGCGAGCACGGCGGCGAGATCGTCGTGTCCGGCACGGTCGACGACCTGCTGAAGTCGGAGGACTCCCTCACCGGCGCCTACCTGTCGGGGCGGCGCGAGATCGCCGTCCCGCGGATCCGCCGCCCCAGGGCGAAGGGGCGCGAGGTCACGGTCAAGGGGGCCCAGCAGAACAACCTGCGCAACGTGGACGTGTCGTTCCCGCTCGGCATCCTCACCGCGGTGACGGGCGTGTCGGGTTCGGGCAAGTCCACCCTGGTCAACGACATCCTCTACAACTCGCTGGCCAAGCAGCTGAACGGGGCGCGCACCGTTCCCGGCAAGCACCGGCGGGTCAACGGCGTCGACCAGCTCGACAAGGTCGTGCACGTCGACCAGTCGCCGATCGGGCGGACGCCCCGGTCCAACCCGGCGACCTACACCGGTGTGTTCGACCACATCCGCAAGCTGTTCGCGCAGACCACCGAGGCGAAGGTGCGCGGCTACCAGCCGGGCCGGTTCTCCTTCAACGTCAAGGGCGGCCGCTGCGAGAACTGCTCCGGCGACGGCACCATCAAGATCGAGATGAACTTCCTGCCGGACGTGTACGTCCCGTGCGAGGTCTGCCACGGCGCCCGCTACAACCGGGAGACCCTGGAGGTCCACTACAAGGGCAAGACGATCTCCGAGGTGCTCGACATGCCGATCGAGCAGGCCACGGAGTTCTTCGAGCCGATCAAGGCGATCCACCGGCACCTGAAGACGCTCAACGACGTCGGGCTCGGCTACGTCCGGCTCGGCCAGCCCGCGCCGACCCTGTCGGGCGGCGAGGCGCAGCGTGTCAAGCTGGCCTCGGAGCTGCAGAAGCGCTCCACCGGCAGGACGATCTACGTGCTGGACGAGCCGACCACCGGCCTGCACTTCGAGGACATCCGCAAGCTCCTCGGGGTGCTGAACGGGCTGGTGGACAAGGGCAACACCGTGATCGTCATCGAGCACAACCTGGACGTCATCAAGACGGCCGACTGGATCATCGACATGGGCCCCGAGGGCGGCTCGCGCGGCGGCACCGTCGTCGCGACGGGCACGCCCGAGGACATCGCGGGGGTCGAGGCCAGCCACACCGGCCAGTTCCTCACCAAGATCCTCGGCTGA
- a CDS encoding Rieske (2Fe-2S) protein, with protein sequence MAQDSGTKANTERAADGAPAGGPAGNTRRGMLIGVGLAGVAGLAAACGGSDDPSGGSEGDAGSGGQAPSQGGSGGAGAGGTALAAAADIPVGGGKIFEAEKVVVCQPAQGEFKAFSTTCPHRGCAVGSVSGGTINCPCHGSKFKITDGSVANPPAKEPLKERNVTVQGGKIMLA encoded by the coding sequence ATGGCACAGGATTCCGGGACGAAGGCGAACACGGAGCGGGCGGCGGACGGCGCGCCGGCGGGCGGCCCGGCGGGCAACACCCGCCGCGGGATGCTCATCGGCGTCGGGCTCGCGGGCGTCGCCGGGCTCGCGGCGGCGTGCGGCGGGTCGGACGACCCGTCCGGCGGCTCGGAGGGCGACGCCGGAAGCGGCGGCCAGGCCCCCTCCCAGGGCGGGTCCGGCGGCGCCGGGGCGGGCGGCACGGCGCTGGCCGCCGCCGCCGACATCCCGGTCGGCGGCGGCAAGATCTTCGAAGCCGAGAAGGTCGTGGTGTGCCAGCCGGCACAGGGCGAGTTCAAGGCGTTCTCCACGACCTGCCCGCACCGGGGCTGCGCCGTCGGGTCGGTGTCCGGCGGCACGATCAACTGCCCCTGCCACGGCAGCAAGTTCAAGATCACCGATGGTTCGGTGGCGAACCCGCCGGCGAAGGAGCCGCTGAAGGAGCGGAACGTCACCGTGCAGGGCGGCAAGATCATGCTCGCCTGA
- a CDS encoding Rieske (2Fe-2S) protein, with translation MTDEVTPGAGPGIGRRAALCCAGTAGVMLLAGCGGDDGEPKDLSGKEVAKTADIPVGGGKVYPDTKVVVTQPSQGSFKAFTAVCPHQGCTVGTVSGGLIKCPCHGSEFAIADGAVRHGPAESGLKEYPVRTEGGGIVIL, from the coding sequence ATGACTGACGAGGTGACGCCCGGGGCCGGTCCCGGGATCGGGCGCCGCGCGGCGCTGTGCTGCGCCGGGACCGCCGGCGTGATGCTGCTCGCCGGCTGCGGCGGCGACGACGGGGAACCGAAGGACCTGTCGGGCAAGGAGGTCGCGAAGACCGCCGACATCCCGGTCGGCGGGGGGAAGGTCTACCCCGACACCAAGGTCGTCGTGACGCAGCCGTCCCAGGGTTCGTTCAAGGCGTTCACCGCCGTCTGCCCGCACCAGGGCTGCACGGTCGGCACGGTGTCCGGCGGGCTGATCAAATGCCCCTGCCACGGCAGCGAGTTCGCGATCGCGGACGGCGCCGTCCGGCACGGCCCGGCCGAGAGCGGGCTCAAGGAGTACCCGGTGCGCACCGAGGGCGGCGGCATCGTGATCCTCTGA
- a CDS encoding Crp/Fnr family transcriptional regulator codes for MGTTRFWDALPAHARDGLRRAGTTAMIRPGAFLMREHTRAAQVFVLRAGAVKVWVDRDGEIAILDVLGPGDLVGEMEAVDGGTRHANVEALTPVEALVLPAARFRTVLDEHPGAAWAVAGVLAERLRDANDLRIAHFPDDPERRLASRLLRLVGRLGSPLKEERPDGVTRALDGGYQVQVPVTQQDLGRWAGMGRRKVAQILSSAPVRGRLTVSRNMIVVRSVDALHALARGEDWNGTGPHGDGPHGDGPFGDGLPQED; via the coding sequence ATGGGGACCACCCGGTTCTGGGACGCGCTGCCCGCGCACGCGCGTGACGGGCTGCGGCGGGCCGGTACCACGGCGATGATCAGGCCCGGCGCGTTCCTGATGCGCGAGCACACCCGCGCGGCGCAGGTGTTCGTGCTCCGCGCGGGCGCGGTCAAGGTGTGGGTGGACCGTGACGGCGAGATCGCCATCCTCGACGTCCTCGGTCCCGGCGACCTGGTGGGCGAGATGGAGGCGGTGGACGGCGGGACGCGGCACGCCAATGTCGAGGCGCTCACCCCCGTGGAGGCGCTCGTGCTCCCCGCCGCCCGCTTCCGGACCGTCCTGGACGAGCACCCCGGCGCCGCGTGGGCGGTGGCGGGCGTCCTGGCCGAGCGGCTCCGGGACGCCAACGACCTGCGCATCGCCCACTTCCCCGACGATCCCGAGCGCCGCCTGGCGAGCCGCCTGCTCCGCCTCGTCGGACGCCTCGGCTCGCCGCTCAAGGAGGAGCGGCCCGACGGCGTCACCCGCGCGCTGGACGGCGGCTACCAGGTCCAGGTCCCCGTCACCCAGCAGGACCTCGGGCGCTGGGCGGGCATGGGCCGCCGCAAGGTCGCCCAGATCCTCTCCTCCGCCCCCGTCCGCGGCCGCCTCACCGTCAGCCGCAACATGATCGTGGTCCGCTCCGTCGACGCGCTGCACGCCCTGGCGCGCGGCGAAGACTGGAACGGAACCGGCCCGCACGGCGACGGCCCGCACGGCGACGGCCCGTTCGGCGACGGCCTGCCCCAGGAGGACTAG
- a CDS encoding maleylpyruvate isomerase family mycothiol-dependent enzyme, translated as MEPPADEGASMEWRSVIGELDSGSDRVAETLSSLTEEDVRAPSALPGWSRGHVATHIARNADSLWNLLEWARTGVEIPQYPSVDARNAALEEGAKRSPGEMADDVRASAARFSEQARTLPEEVWNAPVRAMPGWPHPAWFTVMRRWHEVEAHHVDLAAGYGPADWPESYVRWALTSTLADLAALPERHRAGLGGHRVTATDSGESADLGWAPGGPEVSGSGRALLGWLSGRSHGAGVALRPDGPLPAPPPWPHRPAGF; from the coding sequence ATGGAGCCTCCTGCGGACGAGGGGGCCTCGATGGAGTGGCGGAGCGTCATCGGTGAGCTGGATTCGGGCTCGGATCGCGTCGCGGAGACGCTGTCCTCGCTGACCGAGGAGGACGTGCGCGCGCCGTCCGCGCTGCCGGGCTGGAGCCGCGGCCACGTCGCGACGCACATCGCCCGCAACGCCGACTCCCTGTGGAACCTGCTCGAATGGGCGCGGACGGGCGTGGAGATACCGCAGTACCCGAGCGTGGACGCGCGCAACGCGGCGCTGGAGGAGGGCGCCAAGCGGAGCCCCGGCGAGATGGCCGACGACGTCCGGGCCAGCGCGGCGAGGTTCTCCGAGCAGGCCAGGACCTTGCCGGAGGAGGTCTGGAACGCTCCTGTCCGGGCCATGCCGGGCTGGCCCCATCCGGCGTGGTTCACCGTCATGCGGCGCTGGCACGAGGTGGAGGCCCACCATGTGGACCTGGCGGCGGGCTACGGGCCCGCCGACTGGCCGGAGAGCTACGTCCGGTGGGCGCTGACCAGCACGCTCGCCGACCTCGCGGCGCTCCCCGAGAGGCATCGCGCAGGGCTCGGCGGCCACCGCGTCACCGCCACGGACTCCGGGGAGTCGGCGGACCTGGGCTGGGCGCCCGGCGGGCCGGAGGTGTCCGGGTCGGGACGCGCCCTGCTGGGCTGGCTGAGCGGCCGCTCGCACGGCGCGGGGGTGGCCCTCCGCCCGGACGGCCCGCTCCCCGCTCCCCCGCCCTGGCCCCACCGCCCCGCCGGTTTCTAG
- a CDS encoding tetratricopeptide repeat protein, whose product MIGHDVRPGSFWGLLSPTDRQALRAMGRRTDIPPGGMLCHQGVTAPAVYVVFKAAPRAAGNAVAKEFVDSSEGDESIIDLFGPGDLVGVLGPWGHPQRGTVAALDQVAALRVDRGKFRSLLAASPQVAEAMMHTVSEAVTYGGRRHAVRAADHPQRLAYHLLELAHRFGERTARGTEIPLRLSQAELANWAGISRETLVRWFRLWRDKGILDRRPRPLTVLDLEKLRRAASPWGDEWPIAVNDPGSFVPLGTPEPAPAAGAGIAARAPVRIETSSGRPPGMRLPADNPFFAGRNVSLGKLDMLVAQSEWPRAVVVQGMAGVGKTTLALHWAHRVVDRFPDGIVFADLRGTTRSPVTPAEAMGQVLRAVGVPGHQLPRTESELAAQCRSLLADRRMLLILDNAARPEQIRPLLAGTVSGLVVVTSRRRLPALLEGADVRTLELREMVTQEAVDLIAGVLGPADERVRDERRAAERLARECGHLPLALAVMAGKLAENPGESIAETVRELTSRDGRTAPYGAGVPGAGLHAGPAAGPELQSVLSPTFDVAYRGLRRDQREAFRRLGLIAGPDFTPSALAALQDRTVEESRECLEGLRQAYLVHDVGPGRYRMHDLLRDFAGERGLREDADSDLLAAQQRLLAGYLAEAREAGAVLAGRRRPVVHGGRGEDTRSRPPDASERAAGLAWFEAERRNLVAAVRQAARLGLHRTCWELADALFDFLEFRRYSEDNIAVHQAGLHAARTEEDWAAAAVMLHNLAVAHLELGRSVPAIGYGEDARRGFRAVDPPDRYGEAAVLATLADVHAALGRYLSAIQHARRSLDIYRDLQDDGGVAKGHDTLARAGLGLGDYENALHHAGEALDARRRLRDQPGVAETLLTLAQIHRRRGNVHDAVSHALEALYIRQELADRHGAAQALTELARMNASLGLRDMAQRDADQALRDYRALGARHGEARALTTLGMLMCDATRFAEAFTYCGQALRLHRDISDRHGEAETLAQIGIVHWRLGRYLEAREHLLRALEIRREIGDQHGEAHDLEHLSVVMRRLERPQEAFVLGLEALDLWHHLGAQAGLAGTLGSLARTYLRLGLPDDAERAAQQALQIRRDTGDSYGMGTGMDTFAAVLRRSGRPEEALEKELEALRLLGEVGDRHSEGTALAHLAGIHLDLGRADEALETGRRALELATELGDTREQASALHTMACASQTLGKHTRAAEHFHAEIAIRRDMDDHRGQRQALDLLRDSHLALGDQTSAADCARRARALDKWLEDMSLDV is encoded by the coding sequence GTGATCGGCCATGACGTGCGGCCGGGCAGCTTCTGGGGGCTGCTGTCCCCGACGGACCGTCAGGCGCTGCGGGCGATGGGCCGGCGCACCGACATCCCGCCGGGCGGGATGCTGTGCCATCAGGGGGTGACCGCGCCCGCGGTGTACGTGGTCTTCAAGGCGGCGCCGCGCGCGGCGGGCAACGCGGTGGCCAAGGAGTTCGTGGACTCCAGCGAGGGCGATGAGTCGATCATCGACCTGTTCGGGCCGGGCGACCTGGTCGGCGTGCTCGGCCCGTGGGGGCATCCGCAGCGCGGGACGGTCGCGGCCCTGGACCAGGTCGCGGCGCTGCGCGTGGACCGCGGCAAGTTCCGCAGCCTGCTGGCGGCCAGCCCGCAGGTCGCCGAGGCGATGATGCACACCGTCTCCGAGGCGGTGACCTACGGCGGCAGGCGGCACGCGGTGCGGGCGGCCGATCATCCGCAGCGGCTGGCGTACCACCTGCTGGAGCTGGCCCACCGGTTCGGGGAGCGCACGGCGCGGGGCACGGAGATCCCGCTGCGGCTCAGCCAGGCCGAGCTGGCCAACTGGGCCGGGATCTCCCGCGAGACGCTGGTGCGCTGGTTCCGGCTGTGGCGCGACAAGGGGATCCTCGACCGCAGGCCGCGGCCCCTGACCGTCCTGGACCTGGAGAAGCTGCGCCGCGCGGCCAGCCCGTGGGGCGACGAGTGGCCGATCGCCGTGAACGACCCGGGCTCCTTCGTTCCTTTAGGGACTCCTGAGCCGGCACCTGCGGCGGGCGCGGGTATCGCCGCGCGCGCGCCTGTGCGCATCGAGACCTCTAGTGGACGGCCGCCCGGGATGCGCCTGCCGGCGGACAATCCGTTCTTCGCCGGGCGGAACGTCAGCCTGGGCAAGCTGGACATGCTGGTGGCCCAGTCGGAGTGGCCGCGCGCGGTGGTCGTGCAGGGGATGGCGGGCGTCGGCAAGACGACCCTGGCCCTGCACTGGGCGCACCGGGTCGTCGACCGGTTCCCCGACGGGATCGTCTTCGCCGACCTGCGCGGGACGACGCGGAGCCCGGTCACCCCGGCCGAGGCGATGGGGCAGGTGCTGCGCGCGGTCGGCGTCCCCGGCCACCAGCTGCCGCGCACCGAGTCCGAGCTGGCCGCGCAGTGCCGGTCGCTGCTGGCGGACCGGCGGATGCTGCTGATCCTGGACAACGCCGCGCGGCCCGAGCAGATCAGGCCGCTGCTGGCGGGGACGGTGTCGGGGCTGGTGGTGGTGACGAGCCGGCGGCGCCTGCCCGCGCTGCTGGAGGGCGCCGACGTCCGGACGCTGGAGCTGCGGGAGATGGTCACCCAGGAGGCCGTGGACCTGATCGCGGGCGTCCTCGGCCCGGCGGACGAGCGCGTCCGCGACGAGCGCCGGGCGGCCGAGCGGCTGGCCCGCGAATGCGGGCACCTCCCGCTGGCCCTGGCCGTCATGGCGGGGAAGCTCGCGGAGAACCCCGGCGAGTCCATCGCCGAGACCGTCCGGGAGCTGACCTCGCGGGACGGGCGGACCGCGCCGTACGGGGCGGGCGTGCCCGGCGCCGGCCTGCACGCGGGCCCCGCCGCGGGGCCGGAGCTGCAGAGCGTGCTCAGCCCCACCTTCGACGTCGCCTACCGGGGCCTGCGCCGCGACCAGCGCGAGGCGTTCCGCCGCCTCGGGCTGATCGCCGGGCCCGACTTCACCCCGAGCGCCCTGGCCGCGCTCCAGGACCGGACGGTGGAGGAGTCCCGCGAGTGCCTGGAGGGGCTGCGGCAGGCGTACCTGGTGCACGACGTCGGCCCCGGCCGTTACCGGATGCACGACCTGCTGCGCGACTTCGCCGGAGAGCGGGGCCTGCGCGAGGACGCCGACAGCGACCTGCTCGCGGCGCAGCAGCGCCTGCTGGCCGGGTACCTCGCCGAGGCGCGGGAGGCGGGCGCGGTGCTCGCCGGGCGCCGCCGTCCCGTCGTCCACGGGGGCCGGGGGGAGGACACGAGGTCCCGGCCGCCGGACGCGTCCGAGCGGGCCGCCGGCCTGGCCTGGTTCGAGGCCGAGCGCCGCAACCTGGTCGCGGCCGTGCGCCAGGCGGCGCGGCTCGGGCTGCACCGCACCTGCTGGGAGCTGGCCGACGCGCTGTTCGACTTCCTGGAGTTCCGGCGCTACAGCGAGGACAACATCGCCGTCCACCAGGCGGGCCTGCACGCCGCCCGCACCGAGGAGGACTGGGCCGCGGCCGCCGTCATGCTGCACAACCTGGCCGTCGCGCACCTCGAACTGGGCCGCTCCGTCCCGGCCATCGGCTACGGGGAGGACGCCCGCCGCGGGTTCAGGGCCGTCGACCCGCCCGACCGGTACGGCGAGGCCGCCGTGCTGGCCACCCTCGCCGACGTCCACGCCGCCTTGGGCCGCTACCTGTCGGCGATCCAGCACGCCCGCCGCTCCCTGGACATCTACCGCGACCTCCAGGACGACGGCGGCGTGGCCAAGGGGCACGACACCCTCGCCCGCGCGGGCCTGGGCCTGGGCGACTACGAGAACGCGCTGCACCACGCGGGCGAGGCACTGGACGCGCGCCGGCGCCTGCGGGACCAGCCGGGCGTCGCCGAGACCCTGCTGACCCTGGCGCAGATCCACCGGCGCCGGGGGAACGTCCACGACGCCGTCTCGCACGCGCTGGAAGCCCTCTACATCCGCCAGGAACTGGCCGACCGGCACGGCGCCGCCCAGGCGCTCACCGAGCTCGCACGGATGAACGCCTCGCTCGGCCTGCGGGACATGGCACAGCGCGACGCCGACCAGGCGCTGCGCGACTACCGGGCCTTGGGCGCACGCCACGGGGAGGCGCGCGCGCTGACCACACTCGGCATGCTGATGTGCGACGCCACCCGCTTCGCCGAAGCGTTCACCTACTGCGGGCAGGCGCTGCGCCTGCACCGCGACATCAGCGACCGGCACGGCGAGGCCGAGACGCTCGCGCAGATCGGGATCGTCCACTGGCGCCTGGGCCGCTACCTGGAGGCGCGCGAGCACCTGCTGCGCGCCCTGGAGATCCGCCGCGAGATCGGCGACCAGCACGGCGAGGCCCACGACCTGGAACACCTGTCGGTGGTCATGCGCCGCCTGGAGCGCCCCCAGGAGGCGTTCGTCCTCGGCCTGGAGGCCCTGGACCTGTGGCACCACCTCGGCGCGCAGGCCGGGCTCGCCGGCACCCTCGGCAGCCTCGCCCGCACCTACCTGCGGCTCGGCCTGCCCGACGACGCCGAACGCGCCGCCCAGCAGGCGCTGCAGATCCGCCGCGACACCGGCGACTCCTACGGCATGGGCACCGGCATGGACACCTTCGCCGCCGTCCTGCGCCGCAGCGGCCGCCCCGAGGAGGCCCTGGAGAAGGAGCTGGAGGCACTGCGGCTGCTCGGCGAGGTCGGCGACCGGCACAGCGAGGGCACCGCCCTGGCCCACCTCGCCGGGATCCACCTCGACCTCGGCCGCGCCGACGAGGCCCTGGAGACCGGGCGCCGCGCGCTGGAGCTGGCCACCGAGCTGGGCGACACCCGCGAGCAGGCGTCCGCGCTGCACACGATGGCGTGCGCGTCCCAGACCCTCGGCAAGCACACCCGCGCCGCCGAGCACTTCCACGCCGAGATCGCCATCCGCCGCGACATGGACGACCACCGCGGCCAGCGGCAGGCACTGGATCTGCTGCGCGACTCCCACCTCGCGCTCGGTGACCAGACCTCCGCCGCCGACTGCGCCCGGCGCGCCCGGGCCCTCGACAAGTGGCTGGAGGATATGTCGCTCGACGTGTGA